The following DNA comes from Ruficoccus amylovorans.
CCGCCCTGGCCGGGGAAAAGGCGCTGAAAAAGCTCCCCGCCGGTGAACGCGGGCGTATTGATTTGTTGATACACTGCGGGGTCTGCCGCGACCGGCTCGAGCCCTCGACCGCTTCCTACGTCCACGGGGCGCTTGGTCTGCCCGCCACGACGCAGCTTTTCGACCTTTCTAACGCGTGCCTGGGCTTCATGAATGCCCTCGTCATGGCCGCCGGGATGATCGAGTCCGGTCAGATCGAGCGGGCGCTGCTCGTCTCCGGGGAGAACGGCAAGCCCTTACTCGAACACACGCTGGCCCAACTGCTTGACCCGTCGCTGACCCGCAAGCAGGTGAAACCCTTTTTTGCTAACCTCACCATCGGCGCGGGTGGCGTGGCCGCCGTGCTCACCCGCAAAGACCTTGCGCCCGCCGGTTCTCCGTGCCTGCGGGCGGGCGTGGCCCGGACCGATTCCGAGGCCAACCGCCTCTGCGAAGGCGATGCCTCCGGCTCCGGCGCGCTGGTGATGCAGACCGACGCGGTGGCGCTGCTGGAGGCGGGCGTAGCGCTCGCCCGGCAGACCTGGACGCAGTTCAAGGGCGTGTGCGGCTGGGACGAGCAGACCCCCTCCCGCATCGTTTGCCACCAGGTCGGACGCCAGCACCAGCTCAAGCTGCTGGAGGGGCTGGGCATCGCCCCGGCCAAGGATTACAGCACCTTTGAAACGCTCGGCAACGCCGGGTCCGTCTCGTGCCCGCTCACGCTTTCCAAGGGGCTGGAGACGGGGGCCATCGGCGCGGGGGACAAGGTCGCCCTGCTCGGGATCGGCAGCGGCCTGTGCTGTCTCATGCTCGCGCTGGAGTGCTAGCGTGCCCCTAAAAAAAGCCCGTTCACCGCATGAAAAATATTCCCGATTGGCGCGCCCTCTATCCTTTTGAATCCCACTGGCTGGAGACACCCGCCGGACGCGTTCACTACGTGGACGAAGGGGCAGGGGAGGAGACGGTCGTCTTCGTGCACGGCAAT
Coding sequences within:
- a CDS encoding 3-oxoacyl-ACP synthase III, which encodes MRFSNVAIAALAHVEPPEVVTSAEIEERLKPLYERVKLPAGRLELMTGIRERRFWPAGTKPSAISALAGEKALKKLPAGERGRIDLLIHCGVCRDRLEPSTASYVHGALGLPATTQLFDLSNACLGFMNALVMAAGMIESGQIERALLVSGENGKPLLEHTLAQLLDPSLTRKQVKPFFANLTIGAGGVAAVLTRKDLAPAGSPCLRAGVARTDSEANRLCEGDASGSGALVMQTDAVALLEAGVALARQTWTQFKGVCGWDEQTPSRIVCHQVGRQHQLKLLEGLGIAPAKDYSTFETLGNAGSVSCPLTLSKGLETGAIGAGDKVALLGIGSGLCCLMLALEC